One window of Pyxicephalus adspersus chromosome 4, UCB_Pads_2.0, whole genome shotgun sequence genomic DNA carries:
- the MRAP2 gene encoding melanocortin-2 receptor accessory protein 2 isoform X2: MSENSVNSSGTSHKQPPNSEYTWEYEYYEYAPVSFEGLKAHKYSIVIGFWVGLAVFVIFMFFVLTLLTKTGAPHQENVEPSEKLFKMNSFATDFGRPTEVNKIFSRDGVEESRSLFHCYINEADHTVSMKRTSKTTDNGIFIQQSVRTCKVEVDPNAFAKFNIPNFVSTDQNSSSADEDLLIYDPPIILENNPAGSNQNSFIN, encoded by the exons ATgtcagaaaacagtgtaaattctAGCGGGACATCCCATAAACAACCACCCAACTCAGAATACACATGGGAATATGAGTATTATGAATATGCACCAGTTTCATTTGAAGGACTAAAGGCACACAAAT attcaatTGTCATTGGATTCTGGGTTGGCCTTGCAgtctttgtaatttttatgttttttgttctgaCATTATTGACCAAGACTGGAGCTCCACACCAAGA AAACGTGGAACCATCTGAAAAGTTATTCAAAATGAACAGCTTTGCAACAGACTTTGGTAGACCAACAGAAGTCAACAAAATTTTCTCCCGCGATGGAGTTGAAGAATCCAGGTCACTATTTCATTGCTACATCAATGAGGCTGATCACACTGTCAGTATGAAAAGAACCTCCAAGACTACAGACAATGGGATTTTTATCCAGCAGAGTGTTAGGACCTGCAAAGTGGAGGTGGATCCCAATGCTTTTGCTAAATTCAACATTCCAAACTTTGTAAGCACGGACCAGAATTCTTCTTCAGCTGATGAAGATCTTCTTATATATGATCCCCcaataatattagaaaataatcCAGCTGGCTCAAACCAAAATAGCTTTATAAACTGA
- the MRAP2 gene encoding melanocortin-2 receptor accessory protein 2 isoform X1 — translation MAFFLQLKFYIFFSIYRLDMSENSVNSSGTSHKQPPNSEYTWEYEYYEYAPVSFEGLKAHKYSIVIGFWVGLAVFVIFMFFVLTLLTKTGAPHQENVEPSEKLFKMNSFATDFGRPTEVNKIFSRDGVEESRSLFHCYINEADHTVSMKRTSKTTDNGIFIQQSVRTCKVEVDPNAFAKFNIPNFVSTDQNSSSADEDLLIYDPPIILENNPAGSNQNSFIN, via the exons ATGGCATTTTTCCTGCaactgaaattttacatttttttttctatttataggcTAGATATgtcagaaaacagtgtaaattctAGCGGGACATCCCATAAACAACCACCCAACTCAGAATACACATGGGAATATGAGTATTATGAATATGCACCAGTTTCATTTGAAGGACTAAAGGCACACAAAT attcaatTGTCATTGGATTCTGGGTTGGCCTTGCAgtctttgtaatttttatgttttttgttctgaCATTATTGACCAAGACTGGAGCTCCACACCAAGA AAACGTGGAACCATCTGAAAAGTTATTCAAAATGAACAGCTTTGCAACAGACTTTGGTAGACCAACAGAAGTCAACAAAATTTTCTCCCGCGATGGAGTTGAAGAATCCAGGTCACTATTTCATTGCTACATCAATGAGGCTGATCACACTGTCAGTATGAAAAGAACCTCCAAGACTACAGACAATGGGATTTTTATCCAGCAGAGTGTTAGGACCTGCAAAGTGGAGGTGGATCCCAATGCTTTTGCTAAATTCAACATTCCAAACTTTGTAAGCACGGACCAGAATTCTTCTTCAGCTGATGAAGATCTTCTTATATATGATCCCCcaataatattagaaaataatcCAGCTGGCTCAAACCAAAATAGCTTTATAAACTGA